One part of the Quercus lobata isolate SW786 chromosome 7, ValleyOak3.0 Primary Assembly, whole genome shotgun sequence genome encodes these proteins:
- the LOC115954317 gene encoding pre-mRNA-splicing factor ATP-dependent RNA helicase DEAH7-like: MEVPATASRPQSFGHDWSRSPGYHRDERRKLKVDTRDESRRLRHSVKETKHHFKGSDTCGPYRHEYTGDYGGKRSRDEYSGEFGRKRSRNEGSSRTVGRSDWDHGRWEWEDTPNRSNCSTSSRYHQPSPPLMLAEASPDKQLVSPWLDGYTPRSAGCSISAWDHILPSPVPIRAAGSSIKSSRLRHEDGEAGEDSLPKELTHEITDMRAKMEYNFDHAWYDREESNTMSDADTSSLFLGDEASFQKKEAELAKKMVQKDGIRMTVAKSKRLAQRIADNVLWEDRQLLRSGAVRGTEVKTEFDDEEEHKVTLLVHDIKPPFLDGRVVFTKQAEPIMPIKDPTSDMAKISRIGSALVKEIHEKQSMNRSRERFWELAGSKLGDILGVPKAAEQTDADSTVVGEHGEVDFKEDSKFSELLKKGDAVSDFAKSKTIQEQRQYLPIYSVRDELLQVIRENQVVVVVGETGSGKTTQLTQYLHEDGYTVNGIVGCTQPRRVAAVSVANRVSEEMETKLGDKVGYAIRFEDEIGPNTIIKYMTDGILLHETRSDGDLEKYRVIVMDEAHERSLNTDVLFGILKRVVAKRRDFKLIVTSATLNSQKFSNFFGSVPVFNIPGRTFPVNILYNRTPCEDYVEAAVKQAITIHITSPPGDILIFMTGQEEIEAACCSLAERMEQLISSTKKVVPKLLILPLYSELPSKLQALIFQKAEAGTRKCIIATNIAETSLTVDGIYYVIDTGYGKMKVYNSRMGMDALQVFPVSRASADQRSGRAGRTGPGTCYRLYTENAYINEMLPSPVPEIQRTNLSYVILLLKSLNVENLLDFDFMDPPPQDNILNSMYRLWVLGALNNVGSLTDLGRKMADFPLDPPLAKMVLMGEQLGCLEEVVTIVSMLSVPSVFFRPKDRAVESDAAREKFFIPESDHLTLYNIYQQWEKHNFKEDWCNVHFLHVKALQKAREVRYQLQKILRKLKIPSSSCWPDSDLVRKAVCSAFFNNAARLKGVGQYVDCRNGIPCHLHPSSALYGMGCTPEYVVYHELLLTKKEYMQCVTCVEPQWLMEAGPMYFSIKESNTSFLEHKKREEKEKTTMEEEMENLRKVQADADRNNKKIDRERRAKQQQHVSMPGLRHGSFFNLRPKKLGL, from the exons ATGGAg GTTCCTGCTACTGCTAGTCGACCCCAAAGTTTTGGGCATGATTGGTCTAGGAGTCCTGGGTATCACAGGGATGAACGAAGAAAGTTGAAGGTGGATACTAGAGATGAAAGCAGGAGGTTGAGACACAGTGTCAAGGAGACTAAACACCACTTTAAGGGAAGTGACACATGTGGTCCATATCGACATGAGTATACTGGAGATTATGGAGGAAAGCGAAGTAGAGATGAGTACAGTGGAGAATTTGGAAGAAAGAGAAGTAGAAATGAAGGTTCAAGCAGGACAGTtg GCCGGTCTGACTGGGATCATGGGAGATGGGAATGGGAAGATACACCAAACCGGAGTAATTGCTCCACTAGCAGTAGGTACCATCAGCCTTCACCGCCCCTGATGTTAGCCGAGGCATCACCTGATAAACAATTAGTTTCTCCATGGTTGGATGGCTATACACCTCGTTCTGCTG GTTGTTCTATTTCTGCCTGGGACCACATTCTTCCCTCTCCAGTTCCAATACGTGCTGCTGGTTCTTCAATTAAATCCTCAAGATTGAGACATGAG GATGGAGAAGCAGGTGAGGATTCTTTGCCCAAAGAACTCACCCACGAGATAACTGACATGCGTGCAAAGATGGAGTATAATTTTGATCATGCATG GTATGACAGAGAAGAAAGTAATACAATGTCTGATGCAGATACCTCTTCATTATTTTTGGGGGATGAGGCTTCTTTCCAGAAGAAAGAAGCAGAGCTGGCCAAAAAAATG GTTCAAAAAGATGGGATTAGGATGACAGTTGCTAAGAGCAAAAGGTTGGCTCAACGAATTGCTGATAATGTTCTTTGGGAAGACCGTCAACTTCTGAGATCTGGAGCTGTGAGAGGCACTGAGGTAAAGACTGAATTTGATGATGAGGAAGAACACAAGGTTACTCTTCTTGTACATG ATATAAAACCTCCTTTCCTGGATGGGAGAGTTGTTTTTACTAAACAAGCTGAGCCGATAATGCCAATCAAGGATCCCACATCAGATATGGCTAAAATTTCACGTATAGGATCTGCTTTGGTTAAGGAAAttcatgaaaaacaaagtatGAACAGATCACGTGAACGCTTTTGGGAGCTTGCAGGCTCAAAACTAGGTGATATCCTTGGTGTTCCGAAAGCTGCAGAACAG ACTGATGCAGATTCAACTGTAGTTGGAGAACACGGTGAAGTTGATTTCAAGGAAGATTCCAAGTTTTCTGAGCTTTTGAAGAAGGGGGATGCTGTGAGTGACTTTGCAAAGTCCAAAACCATACAAGAGCAACGGCAGTATCTCCCCATCTATTCAGTGCGAGATGAGTTATTGCAG GTAATTCGTGAAAATCaggtggtggttgttgttggaGAAACAGGTTCAGGAAAGACAACTCAATTGACACAG TATCTGCATGAAGATGGGTACACGGTGAATGGTATAGTTGGTTGCACCCAACCAAGGCGAGTGGCGGCTGTGAGTGTTGCAAATAGAGTCAGTGAAGAGATGGAGACTAAGCTTGGTGATAAAGTTGGCTATGCTATTCGTTTTGAGGATGAGATTGGGCCGAACACCATAATTAAG TACATGACCGATGGAATACTTCTGCATGAAACACGGAGTGATGGTGATCTTGAAAAGTATCG TGTCATTGTGATGGATGAAGCGCATGAAAGGTCTCTAAACACTGATGTGTTGTTTGGGATACTCAAAAGAGTGGTTGCCAAACGCCGTGATTTTAAGCTCATTGTGACATCTGCAACCCTAAATTCacaaaagttttcaaatttttttggaag TGTACCCGTTTTCAACATCCCTGGAAGAACATTTCCTGTGAACATCTTGTACAATAGAACTCCATGCGAAGATTATGTTGAAGCTGCAGTGAAGCAGGCAATAACAATTCACATCACTAGCCCTCCAGGGGACATCCTCATCTTCATGACTGGCCAAGAAGAGATTGAGGCTGCCTGTTGCTCCCTTGCAGAGCGCATGGAACAGCTAATATCTTCCACAAAGAAAGTGGTTCCTAAACTTCTGATACTCCCTTTATATTCAGAACTACCGTCAAAGTTGCAAGCATTGATATTCCAGAAAGCTGAAGCTGGCACCCGAAAATGCATTATTGCGACCAATATTGCGGAGACATCTTTGACAGTGGATGGAATTTATTATGTAATTGACACAGGGTATGGGAAAATGAAAGTGTACAATTCTAGGATGGGAATGGATGCTCTTCAAGTATTCCCTGTCAGTCGTGCTTCTGCTGACCAGCGTTCTGGACGTGCAGGGAGAACTGGGCCTGGCACATGTTATCGATTGTATACAGAAAATGCATACATAAATGAAATGCTTCCAAGTCCTGTTCCAGAGATCCAAAGGACCAATCTTAGCTATGTGATCTTGTTGCTCAAATCTCTTAACGTTGAGAACTTGCTAGATTTTGATTTCATGGACCCTCCTCCGCAGGATAATATACTCAATTCTATGTACCGGTTATGGGTCTTGGGTGCTCTGAACAATGTTGGGAGCTTAACTGATCTTGGCCGGAAAATGGCGGATTTCCCTTTGGATCCCCCACTTGCTAAGATGGTCTTGATGGGTGAACAGCTCGGATGTCTGGAAGAGGTTGTGACAATTGTGTCAATGCTATCGGTGCCATCGGTATTCTTCCGGCCAAAAGATCGAGCAGTAGAGAGTGACGCTGCCCGGGAAAAATTCTTTATCCCCGAATCTGATCACTTaacattatataatatttaccaGCAATGGGAAAAACACAACTTCAAGGAAGACTGGTGTAATGTCCATTTTTTGCATGTTAAAGCGTTACAAAAGGCTAGAGAGGTAAGATATCAGCTGCAGAAAATTCTTCGGAAACTGAAAATTCCATCATCATCTTGCTGGCCTGATTCTGACCTGGTTAGAAAAGCTGTCTGCTCTGCATTTTTCAATAATGCAGCAAGGTTAAAGGGAGTGGGGCAATATGTTGATTGCAGGAATGGAATTCCATGTCATTTACACCCAAGCAGTGCTCTGTATGGTATGGGCTGTACGCCAGAGTATGTGGTTTATCATGAACTCCTTTTGACAAAAAAGGAGTACATGCAGTGTGTTACGTGTGTAGAGCCCCAGTGGCTGATGGAAGCGGGGCCaatgtatttttcaattaaggAGTCAAATACGTCATTCCTGGAGCataagaagagagaggagaaggaGAAAACAACAATGGAGGAGGAGATGGAGAATTTGAGGAAAGTGCAGGCAGATGCTGATAGAAACAACAAGAAAATAGACAGAGAAAGGAGGGCCAAGCAGCAACAACATGTGTCGATGCCAGGCTTGCGGCATGGCTCTTTCTTTAATCTGAGACCAAAGAAGCTTGGTTTGTAA
- the LOC115953132 gene encoding transcription termination factor MTERF4, chloroplastic-like has product MTVRSYAGITKPGFWLVHSELPVLTLLKPKLSSLSILKVLGDHKRGIGLITKCQYSVADRTFASGSVGSSKSKPDAVRLGRKQGGSSSLYSRPSLSEMRNEKAANRARVYEFLRGIGIVPDELDGLELPVTAEVMRERVDFLHTLGLTIEDINNYPLVLGCSVKKNMIPVLDYLGKLGVRKSTFTEFLRRYPQVLHASVVVDLAPVVKYLQGMDIKPTDIPRVLERYPEVLGFKLEGTMSTSVAYLVGIGVARREIGGVLTRYPEILGMRVGRVIKPFVEYLESLGIPRLAVARLIEKRPHILGFGLKERVKPNVEFLLEFHVRKTLLPSVVAQYPEIIGLDLKPKLLSQQSLFNSIIDIGPEDFGRVVEKMPQVISLSKAPVIKHVDFLKNCGFSLQQVRKMVVGCPQLLALNLDIMKLNFDYFQMVMKRPLDDLVIFPAFFTYGLESTIKPRHRIIAKKGLKCSLAWLLNCSDNKFEERLSYDTIDMEEMETEPSFDMNTLMEPRSSESASDYDEDSDDDYV; this is encoded by the coding sequence ATGACGGTTAGAAGCTATGCTGGCATCACAAAACCTGGTTTTTGGCTTGTACATTCAGAGTTACCTGTTCTTACTCTCCTTAAACCCAAGTTATCTTCCTTATCAATTCTAAAGGTACTGGGTGACCACAAGAGAGGAATAGGGTTAATTACAAAATGTCAGTACTCTGTAGCTGATAGAACATTTGCATCGGGTTCTGTGGGTTCATCAAAGTCCAAGCCAGATGCTGTTCGTTTGGGTCGGAAACAAGGAGGTTCCTCATCCCTATATAGTCGTCCTAGTTTATCAGAAATGAGGAATGAGAAAGCAGCAAATCGTGCCAGGGTTTATGAGTTCTTGAGGGGAATTGGCATCGTTCCTGATGAGCTTGATGGTTTGGAGCTTCCTGTGACAGCTGAGGTTATGAGGGAGCGTGTGGATTTTCTTCACACATTAGGGCTTACAATTGAAGACATTAACAACTATCCACTTGTTCTTGGCTGCAgtgtaaagaaaaatatgattcCTGTTCTCGATTATCTTGGAAAATTGGGAGTTAGGAAATCCACTTTCACTGAGTTCTTGAGAAGATATCCACAAGTTCTCCATGCTAGTGTTGTTGTTGACCTTGCTCCAGTGGTCAAGTATCTTCAAGGAATGGATATCAAGCCCACTGATATTCCTCGGGTTCTTGAGAGATATCCAGAAGTGTTGGGATTCAAGCTTGAGGGGACCATGAGTACATCAGTGGCATATTTGGTTGGAATTGGGGTGGCAAGAAGAGAAATTGGAGGGGTATTAACTAGATACCCTGAGATTTTAGGCATGCGTGTTGGCAGGGTAATTAAACCTTTTGTGGAGTACCTGGAGAGCTTGGGCATTCCAAGATTGGCTGTGGCTAGACTGATAGAGAAGCGGCCTCACATCCTGGGTTTTGGATTGAAGGAGAGGGTAAAACCCAATGTTGAATTTCTTTTGGAGTTTCATGTTAGAAAAACATTACTTCCTTCTGTAGTAGCACAGTATCCTGAGATTATAGGACTTGACTTGAAGCCAAAGCTTCTCAGTCAACAGAGTTTGTTTAATTCAATTATTGATATTGGTCCTGAGGATTTTGGCAGAGTTGTTGAGAAGATGCCACAGGTTATTAGCCTCAGTAAAGCACCTGTGATAAAGCATGTGGATTTTCTAAAGAATTGTGGATTCTCCTTGCAACAAGTGAGGAAGATGGTCGTGGGGTGTCCCCAATTGCTTGCTTTGAATCTCGACATTATGAAACTTAACTTTGATTACTTCCAAATGGTGATGAAAAGGCCTTTGGATGACTTGGTTATTTTCCCTGCATTCTTTACTTATGGCCTGGAGTCTACCATAAAACCAAGGCATAGGATAATTGCCAAGAAGGGCTTAAAGTGTTCTCTTGCATGGCTTCTTAATTGCTCTGATAACAAGTTTGAGGAGCGGTTGAGCTATGATACTATTGACATGGAGGAGATGGAAACGGAGCCATCATTTGATATGAATACACTAATGGAACCAAGGAGCAGTGAGTCAGCTTCTGATTATGATGAGGACAGTGATGATGATTATGTATAA
- the LOC115953610 gene encoding eukaryotic translation initiation factor 3 subunit J-like — protein MEDWEDEQIPPIPTKEQPKNNWDDEDVDDDGVKESWEDEDEPTPAPETKPPVEKAPKKVKAAEKKGKTVEVVKEEPLDPVAEKLRQQRLVEEADYKSTKELFGERGDEKTLDNFIPKSESDFLEYAELVSNKLRPFEKSYHYITLLKAVMRLSMTTLKAADAKDVASSVSAIANEKLKAEKEANAGKKKGPKKKQLHVDKPDDDIAVTSYDALDDYDFM, from the exons ATGGAGGACTGGG AGGATGAGCAGATTCCACCTATCCCTACAAAGGAGCAGCCTAAAAATAACTGGGATGATGAAGATGTGGACGATGATGGTGTGAAGGAATCATGGGAGGATGAAGATGAACCTACACCG GCACCTGAAACTAAACCTCCAGTTGAAAAGGCTCCAAAGAAAGTGAAAGCTGctgaaaagaaaggaaaaactgTGGAAGTAGTAAAAGAAGAGCCACTAGATCCTGTAGCTGAGAAACTTCGCCAACAACG GCTGGTGGAAGAAGCAGATTATAAATCTACTAAAGAACTATTTGGTGAGAGAGGAGATGAGAAGACTCTTGATAATTTTATTCCCAAATCAGAAAGTGATTTCTTGGAATATGCCGAGCTCGTATCAAATAAGCTGCGACCATTTGAG AAAAGTTACCATTATATTACCTTACTCAAGGCTGTAATGAGACTGTCAATGACTACTTTGAAAGCAGCAGATGCAAAAGATGTTGCATCTTCTGTCTCGGCAATTGCAAATGAAAAGCTAAAAGCAGAAAAGGAAGCAAATGCTGGTAAAAAGAAAG GCCCTAAGAAAAAGCAGCTCCATGTTGACAAGCCAGATGATGATATTGCCGTTACTTCCTATGATGCTCTTGATGACTATGATTTCATGTGA